A single Tachypleus tridentatus isolate NWPU-2018 chromosome 9, ASM421037v1, whole genome shotgun sequence DNA region contains:
- the LOC143224773 gene encoding somatostatin receptor type 5-like produces the protein MDTSFKMAYLEFLDVNTTTMDENDTFVNTTNSTCEEMDDGPPRAIFEIVKILYSIVCLVGLCGNTLVIYVVLRFSKMQTVTNMYILNLAVADEMFLIGLPFLIVTMTVRHWPFGRVMCKMYMTTTSINQFTSSLLLTVMSADRYVAVCHPISSPRYRTSFIAKFICLTAWTVSALLMVPIYIYANVLDKGTSVTCNIFWPESDFMNGQKAFTLYSLTLGFAIPLVLILWFYFLVICKLRRVGPKNKSKEKKRTHRKVTYLVLTVITIYVICWLPYWINQVYIALLPPMQSQTNIGVVINLLVGCLSYANSAMNPVLYAFLSDNFKKSFAKAFTCAAGRDVNAQLHVENSVFPKHTRGGSNRGKEQARKEFREDKSHQEIEPSTAITMTSRSNNMLAKDKGNTLTNGYENRINENEPVTQV, from the coding sequence ATGGATACTAGTTTTAAGATGGCCTACTTGGAGTTTCTAGACGTGAACACAACAACAATGGACGAAAACGACACCTTTGTGAACACTACCAATTCCACGTGTGAAGAGATGGACGACGGTCCTCCGAGGGCGATATTCGAGATTGTTAAAATCttgtatagtattgtttgtttggttggctTGTGTGGAAACACACTTGTTATTTACGTGGTACTACGGTTTTCCAAAATGCAGACTGTGACGAATATGTACATTCTGAATCTTGCCGTTGCTGACGAAATGTTCTTGATTGGACTACCATTCCTCATTGTTACAATGACTGTCAGACATTGGCCTTTTGGGCGCGTGATGTGTAAAATGTACATGACCACAACTTCGATAAACCAGTTCACCAGCAGCTTGTTACTGACCGTCATGAGTGCTGACCGTTACGTGGCAGTATGCCATCCAATTTCTTCCCCTCGTTACAGGACAAGCTTTATTGCCAAATTCATCTGCCTCACAGCGTGGACCGTATCGGCTCTACTCATGGTCCCAATCTACATTTACGCTAATGTCCTGGACAAAGGAACCTCGGTAACATGTAACATCTTCTGGCCTGAGAGCGACTTCATGAACGGACAGAAGGCGTTCACTCTGTACTCTCTCACTCTCGGATTTGCCATTCCATTAGTTTTGATCCTGTGGTTCTATTTCCTGGTCATCTGCAAGCTTAGGAGAGTTGGACCCAAGAACAAATCCAAAGAGAAGAAGAGAACCCATCGCAAAGTGACCTACCTGGTTCTGACAGTGATTACAATTTACGTCATCTGTTGGCTACCGTATTGGATCAACCAAGTGTACATTGCCCTTCTTCCTCCAATGCAGAGCCAGACCAACATAGGGGTCGTCATCAATCTACTAGTGGGCTGCTTGTCTTACGCTAATTCTGCCATGAACCCCGTACTGTACGCTTTCCTCAGTGATAACTTTAAGAAGAGTTTCGCCAAGGCCTTTACCTGCGCCGCTGGTAGAGACGTAAACGCACAGCTTCACGTAGAAAACAGCGTATTTCCGAAACACACTCGAGGTGGATCCAACAGAGGCAAAGAACAAGCCAGAAAAGAGTTTCGCGAAGACAAATCTCACCAAGAAATAGAGCCTTCAACGGCCATAACAATGACGTCACGTTCGAACAACATGCTGGCGAAAGACAAAGGAAATACGCTTACCAACGGCTACGAAAACCGTATTAACGAAAATGAGCCAGTAACTCAAGTCTGA